In one Vulgatibacter incomptus genomic region, the following are encoded:
- a CDS encoding NADH-quinone oxidoreductase subunit J — translation MTPTLGVLVSESLLFYPLAFVAVAGALSMILARSPVYAAMSLVLTFFGLAGLYVLLSAELIAALQIIVYAGAIMVLFLFVVMLLNLGEAELEVPRLTLGAAVGGGVALLFWCFSYVVFEGFGAPLPAVLPEGFGQVAEVGKLLYTSFILPFEATSVLLLVAIVGAVVVAKAKI, via the coding sequence ATGACGCCGACCCTGGGTGTCCTCGTCTCCGAGTCGCTGCTCTTCTACCCCCTGGCGTTCGTCGCCGTGGCGGGGGCGCTCTCGATGATCCTCGCGCGTAGCCCGGTCTACGCCGCGATGAGCCTCGTGCTCACCTTCTTCGGGCTGGCCGGTCTCTACGTCCTCCTCTCCGCCGAGCTGATCGCCGCGCTGCAGATCATCGTCTACGCCGGCGCGATCATGGTGCTCTTCCTCTTCGTGGTGATGCTGCTGAACCTCGGAGAGGCGGAGCTCGAAGTGCCCAGGCTGACCCTCGGCGCCGCCGTCGGCGGCGGGGTCGCGCTCCTCTTCTGGTGCTTCTCGTACGTGGTCTTCGAGGGCTTTGGCGCTCCGCTCCCCGCCGTGCTCCCCGAGGGCTTCGGTCAGGTGGCGGAGGTCGGCAAGCTCCTCTACACCTCGTTCATCCTCCCGTTCGAGGCAACCTCCGTCCTGCTGCTGGTCGCGATCGTCGGCGCGGTGGTGGTCGCCAAGGCAAAGATCTAG
- the nuoK gene encoding NADH-quinone oxidoreductase subunit NuoK → MATVPLAHYLVLASALFSVGLAAVLVRRSALVVFMGVELMLNAANLTFLAFSRAHSAMEGHAIAFFVIAVAAAEAAIGLAIFIAVFRTRKTVNVDELDALKY, encoded by the coding sequence ATGGCAACCGTACCCCTCGCACATTACCTGGTGCTCGCCTCGGCCCTCTTCTCGGTGGGGCTCGCGGCGGTGCTCGTCCGGCGCAGCGCTCTCGTCGTCTTCATGGGCGTGGAGCTGATGCTGAACGCGGCCAACCTCACCTTCCTCGCCTTCAGCCGCGCCCACAGCGCGATGGAGGGCCACGCCATCGCCTTCTTCGTGATCGCGGTGGCAGCGGCAGAGGCGGCCATCGGCCTGGCCATCTTCATTGCCGTCTTCCGCACCCGGAAGACCGTCAACGTCGACGAGCTCGACGCGCTCAAGTACTAA
- the nuoL gene encoding NADH-quinone oxidoreductase subunit L, with protein MEWLDPSRGLPQALHWIILLPLLGAAVNGLLGKRLGRGNVHLVALGAIFGAFVVSALALYQVSYGASSKISELWWHWFTIGGIPVEMALSVDRLSAMLICVVTGVGFLIHLFSTEYMSHDEGYWRYFAYLNLFVAAMATLVLGSNLLVMFVGWEGVGLASYLLIGFWYTDETKAYAGRKAFVVNRIGDFGFLLGIFTLIGLFGTIDFAELQAASATLIPTAVLKGGIFSGWTITAALTFGCLLLFVGATGKSAQIPLYVWLPDAMAGPTPVSALIHAATMVTAGVYMIARLSFLYVYAPGAMATVAVVGAATAVFAALMAYAQNDIKKVLAYSTVSQLGFMFIGVGVGAWWAAIFHLVTHAFFKACLFLGAGSVMHGMKDETDIRKFGGLRKEMWHTWATFGISTIAITGVIPLSGFFSKDAILHAAHANPNIWHPWVQTVTYGLGLLAALSTSFYMWRMFNLTFNGERREMKEHHAHESGPAMTGPLWVLAGLAVGAAVWGLPLAGGARFEHFLHGVFEPANRNFQRVMELGAKDLGVAVPPAAGHDLAAMLPGYLIALAIALLGFGIAWFLYLGPGKGKSALIVEKAPRLHAAFANKFYVDELYAAVVIRPLGGLARVLWQVVDSFTIDKLAVNGTAVLTGWIAQLFRYFQDGNVQRYALVMAVSAVAILWVFLF; from the coding sequence ATGGAATGGCTCGATCCATCCAGGGGACTGCCCCAGGCGCTTCACTGGATCATTCTCCTGCCCCTGCTCGGCGCGGCGGTCAACGGCCTCCTCGGCAAGCGTCTGGGCCGCGGGAACGTCCACCTCGTCGCCCTGGGCGCGATCTTCGGCGCCTTCGTGGTCTCGGCGCTGGCGCTCTACCAGGTCTCCTACGGCGCTAGCTCGAAGATCTCCGAGCTCTGGTGGCACTGGTTCACCATCGGCGGCATCCCCGTCGAGATGGCGCTCTCCGTCGATCGCCTCTCGGCGATGCTCATCTGCGTGGTCACGGGGGTGGGCTTCCTCATCCACCTCTTCTCCACCGAATACATGAGCCACGACGAGGGGTACTGGCGCTACTTCGCCTACCTCAACCTCTTCGTCGCGGCGATGGCCACCCTCGTCCTCGGCTCGAACCTGCTCGTCATGTTCGTGGGCTGGGAGGGTGTGGGTCTCGCCTCGTACCTGCTCATCGGCTTCTGGTACACCGACGAGACCAAGGCGTACGCCGGCCGCAAGGCCTTCGTGGTCAACCGGATCGGTGACTTCGGCTTCCTCCTCGGCATCTTCACGCTGATCGGCCTCTTCGGCACGATCGACTTCGCCGAGCTCCAGGCGGCCTCCGCCACCCTGATCCCCACCGCCGTGCTCAAGGGCGGGATCTTCTCGGGCTGGACGATCACCGCGGCCCTCACCTTCGGCTGCCTGCTGCTCTTCGTGGGCGCCACCGGCAAGAGCGCGCAGATCCCGCTCTACGTCTGGCTCCCCGACGCGATGGCCGGCCCCACGCCGGTGTCGGCCCTGATCCACGCGGCGACGATGGTGACCGCCGGCGTCTACATGATCGCGCGGCTCTCCTTCCTCTACGTCTACGCGCCGGGCGCCATGGCCACCGTGGCCGTGGTGGGCGCCGCCACCGCCGTCTTCGCGGCGCTGATGGCCTACGCGCAGAACGACATCAAGAAGGTCCTGGCCTACTCCACGGTGTCGCAGCTCGGCTTCATGTTCATCGGCGTCGGCGTCGGCGCCTGGTGGGCGGCGATCTTCCACCTGGTGACCCACGCCTTCTTCAAGGCCTGCCTCTTCCTAGGCGCCGGCTCCGTCATGCACGGCATGAAGGACGAGACCGACATCCGGAAGTTCGGCGGCCTCCGCAAGGAGATGTGGCACACGTGGGCCACCTTCGGGATCTCCACCATCGCCATCACCGGCGTGATCCCGCTCTCGGGCTTCTTCTCGAAGGACGCGATCCTCCACGCCGCCCACGCGAACCCGAACATCTGGCACCCCTGGGTGCAGACCGTCACCTACGGCCTGGGCCTGCTGGCGGCGCTTTCCACGTCCTTCTACATGTGGCGCATGTTCAACCTCACCTTCAACGGTGAGCGCCGCGAGATGAAGGAGCACCACGCCCACGAGTCCGGCCCGGCGATGACGGGTCCGCTCTGGGTGCTCGCCGGTCTCGCCGTGGGCGCGGCCGTCTGGGGTCTCCCCCTCGCTGGCGGGGCGCGCTTCGAGCACTTCCTCCACGGCGTGTTCGAGCCTGCCAACCGCAACTTCCAGCGGGTGATGGAGCTCGGCGCCAAGGATCTCGGCGTCGCGGTTCCCCCGGCCGCCGGCCACGACCTGGCCGCGATGCTCCCGGGCTACCTGATCGCGCTCGCCATCGCCCTCCTGGGCTTCGGCATCGCCTGGTTCCTCTACCTCGGCCCCGGCAAGGGCAAGTCCGCCCTCATCGTCGAGAAGGCGCCTCGCCTCCACGCCGCCTTCGCCAACAAGTTCTACGTGGACGAGCTCTACGCAGCGGTCGTCATTCGCCCGCTCGGCGGCCTCGCCCGCGTCCTCTGGCAGGTGGTCGACAGCTTCACCATCGACAAGCTGGCGGTGAACGGGACCGCGGTGCTTACGGGCTGGATCGCCCAGCTCTTCCGCTACTTCCAGGATGGAAACGTGCAGCGCTACGCCTTGGTCATGGCCGTGTCCGCTGTCGCGATCCTCTGGGTCTTCCTCTTCTAG
- a CDS encoding NADH-quinone oxidoreductase subunit M yields the protein MGTALHNLLSIVTFLPLVGAAVVLCVPEGKLGRGIAFWTSIVTFAVSLGLLGVFDTASTAQFQLETNVPWVKSAGIGYHVGIDGVSLLLILLTTFLMPIVIASAKTTITKRVKEFAVAVLVLETAMLGAFIALDMVLFYVFWELMLIPMFLIIGVWGSENRIYAAVKFFVYTMVGSLLMLVAILYMYWLTGEQGAARSFDYAAFMALKMAPQVQFWLFLAFALAFAVKVPMFPVHTWLPDAHVQAPAPGSVVLAGVLLKMGTYGFYRFAFPFFPSATFELRWLIVTLSVIGIVYGSLMCMAQRDMKKLIAYSSVAHLGFVMLGLSAFTTAGVTGAVYQMLNHGISTGALFLLVGMIYERQHTRLISDYGGIARIVPMFAAVWLIVTLSSIGLPGTNGFVGEFLILSGTFVSKLPGGLWFGGIAATGVVLGAVYMLWMYQRVWQGPVVRDENRKIRDLTLREWAILAPLVALIFVMGLFPTPFLGLAGPSVERFVGHLERANPALAGDPAPSTSPAAAAAAAVPVRPADGVPRPRIEPQLAPNLPRRFDIKPGNAPRPMRPLELQVAPRQPSNGPEANR from the coding sequence GTGGGTACCGCCCTCCACAATCTCCTCTCGATCGTCACGTTCCTCCCCCTCGTGGGAGCGGCGGTCGTGCTCTGCGTGCCCGAGGGTAAGCTCGGGCGCGGCATCGCCTTCTGGACGTCGATCGTCACCTTCGCCGTGAGCCTCGGGCTCCTCGGCGTCTTCGACACCGCCTCGACCGCGCAGTTCCAGCTCGAGACGAACGTCCCCTGGGTGAAGTCCGCCGGGATCGGCTACCACGTCGGGATCGACGGGGTCTCGCTGCTGCTGATCCTCCTGACGACCTTCCTCATGCCGATCGTGATCGCCTCGGCGAAGACCACGATCACCAAGCGGGTGAAGGAGTTCGCCGTCGCGGTCCTCGTCCTGGAGACGGCCATGCTGGGCGCGTTCATCGCCCTCGACATGGTGCTCTTCTACGTCTTCTGGGAGCTGATGCTCATCCCGATGTTCCTCATCATCGGCGTGTGGGGCTCCGAGAACCGCATCTACGCCGCGGTGAAGTTCTTCGTGTACACGATGGTCGGCTCGCTGCTGATGCTGGTCGCCATCCTCTACATGTACTGGCTCACGGGCGAGCAGGGCGCCGCGCGCAGCTTCGACTACGCCGCGTTCATGGCGCTGAAGATGGCGCCCCAGGTCCAGTTCTGGCTCTTCCTCGCCTTCGCCCTCGCGTTCGCGGTGAAGGTGCCGATGTTCCCGGTCCACACCTGGCTGCCCGACGCCCACGTGCAGGCGCCGGCCCCGGGCTCGGTGGTCCTTGCCGGCGTGCTCCTCAAGATGGGCACCTACGGCTTCTACCGCTTCGCCTTCCCCTTCTTCCCGTCGGCGACCTTCGAGCTGCGTTGGCTCATCGTGACGCTCTCGGTGATCGGGATCGTCTACGGCTCGCTGATGTGCATGGCGCAGCGGGACATGAAGAAGCTGATCGCCTACTCCTCGGTGGCCCACCTGGGCTTCGTGATGCTGGGCCTGTCGGCCTTCACCACTGCCGGCGTCACGGGCGCCGTCTACCAGATGCTGAACCACGGCATCTCCACCGGCGCGCTCTTCCTCCTCGTGGGCATGATCTACGAGAGGCAGCACACCCGCCTCATCTCGGACTACGGCGGAATCGCCCGGATCGTCCCGATGTTCGCGGCGGTCTGGCTGATCGTCACCCTGTCCTCGATCGGCCTGCCCGGTACGAACGGCTTCGTCGGTGAGTTCCTCATCCTCTCCGGCACCTTCGTCTCCAAGCTGCCCGGCGGCCTCTGGTTCGGCGGCATCGCCGCCACGGGCGTGGTGCTCGGCGCCGTCTACATGCTCTGGATGTACCAGCGCGTGTGGCAGGGCCCGGTGGTGCGGGACGAGAACCGCAAGATCCGGGATCTCACCCTGCGCGAGTGGGCGATCCTCGCCCCCCTCGTCGCGCTGATCTTCGTGATGGGCCTCTTCCCGACGCCGTTCCTCGGGCTCGCCGGACCGTCGGTGGAGCGCTTCGTTGGCCACCTCGAGCGCGCCAACCCCGCGCTCGCCGGCGACCCGGCCCCCTCGACCAGCCCGGCGGCTGCCGCAGCAGCGGCGGTGCCGGTGCGGCCGGCGGACGGCGTGCCCAGGCCGCGGATCGAGCCGCAGCTCGCGCCCAACCTCCCGCGGCGGTTCGACATCAAGCCCGGGAATGCTCCCAGGCCGATGCGGCCCCTCGAGCTGCAAGTGGCTCCGAGACAGCCTTCGAACGGTCCTGAAGCGAATCGGTAG
- a CDS encoding NADH-quinone oxidoreductase subunit N, with translation MPQFSSADLLALAPALVLTAGALVLLMLEVFQDSDKRGYQAWFTAAVAGLAGLTALPMLGADPHPIVAVAGRAPFAVADNFGAFIALIVCAGLAISSLVAGSFLHARNANRGEYYALAMFGAVGMVLLGQGTDLLFIFVAIEIMSVSTYALAAFLRRGAKPAEAAFKYFLLGAFSTAIYLYGAALVYGATGGKTALADIANASGGGLLLAAGLCLVSVGFLFKVAAAPFHMWTPDVYEGAPTPVTAFMAVGVKAAAFAALVRVLTIGFGGETLASPETGWGNVVGVLALATMLVGNLLAVPQRSVKRLLAYSSIAHAGYLLLGVAAAAVPSVRAVAGEGILYYLAAYTFTGVGAFAVVAAIERLDGEGPMTWDLDRFAGLAKRRPAMALAMALFMMSLAGIPPTAGFIGKLYIFRAAIDAKLYGLAVAGVLTSVVGVYYYLRVVVYMYMREQEGVQHPIPESRPAMAVALAAAAIGTVLLGILPSLIGDAASASALVLGG, from the coding sequence ATGCCCCAGTTCTCCTCAGCCGACCTCCTCGCGCTCGCTCCGGCGCTCGTCCTCACGGCGGGGGCCCTCGTGCTGCTGATGCTCGAGGTCTTCCAGGACTCGGACAAGCGCGGCTACCAGGCGTGGTTCACCGCGGCCGTCGCGGGCCTCGCAGGGCTCACCGCCCTGCCGATGCTCGGCGCCGACCCGCATCCGATCGTCGCCGTGGCGGGCCGAGCCCCGTTCGCGGTGGCAGACAACTTCGGGGCCTTCATCGCCCTCATCGTCTGCGCCGGCCTCGCGATCTCCTCGCTCGTGGCGGGGAGCTTCCTCCACGCGCGCAACGCGAACCGCGGTGAGTACTACGCCCTGGCGATGTTCGGCGCCGTCGGCATGGTGCTGCTCGGGCAGGGCACCGACCTGCTCTTCATCTTCGTGGCGATCGAGATCATGAGCGTCTCGACCTACGCCCTCGCGGCCTTCCTGCGCCGCGGCGCGAAGCCTGCCGAGGCGGCGTTCAAGTACTTCCTCCTCGGCGCCTTCTCGACCGCGATCTACCTCTACGGCGCGGCGCTGGTCTACGGGGCCACCGGCGGCAAGACCGCTCTTGCCGACATCGCCAACGCGAGCGGCGGCGGCCTCCTCCTCGCCGCCGGCCTCTGCCTGGTGTCGGTGGGCTTCCTCTTCAAGGTGGCCGCGGCTCCCTTCCACATGTGGACCCCGGACGTCTACGAGGGCGCCCCCACGCCGGTGACCGCCTTCATGGCGGTGGGCGTCAAGGCGGCGGCCTTCGCTGCGCTGGTCCGCGTGCTCACCATCGGCTTCGGCGGCGAGACCCTCGCGAGCCCCGAGACGGGCTGGGGCAACGTGGTCGGCGTCCTCGCCCTGGCCACGATGCTGGTCGGCAACCTGCTCGCCGTTCCCCAGCGCAGCGTGAAGCGGCTCCTCGCCTACTCCTCGATCGCCCACGCGGGCTACCTGCTCCTCGGCGTCGCCGCTGCGGCGGTGCCCTCGGTGCGCGCGGTGGCGGGTGAGGGGATCCTCTACTACCTCGCCGCCTACACCTTCACCGGCGTCGGCGCGTTCGCGGTGGTCGCAGCGATCGAGCGCCTCGACGGCGAGGGGCCGATGACCTGGGACCTCGACCGCTTCGCGGGCCTCGCCAAGCGTCGTCCGGCGATGGCGCTGGCGATGGCGCTCTTCATGATGTCGCTCGCCGGCATCCCGCCCACCGCGGGCTTCATTGGGAAGCTCTACATCTTCCGGGCGGCCATCGACGCCAAGCTCTACGGGCTCGCCGTCGCCGGCGTGCTGACCAGCGTGGTGGGCGTCTATTACTACCTGCGCGTGGTGGTCTACATGTACATGCGCGAGCAGGAGGGCGTGCAGCACCCGATCCCCGAGTCGCGGCCGGCCATGGCGGTCGCTCTCGCCGCCGCCGCCATCGGGACGGTCCTCCTCGGGATCCTCCCCTCGCTGATCGGCGACGCGGCCAGCGCGTCGGCGCTGGTCTTGGGCGGGTAG
- a CDS encoding response regulator yields the protein MLSVLLVDDEANFRRALAIAMRLDGHLVFETSNTADARAALERGAFDAVVINLLLQDGDALVLAGFLTGRIAERLSAAPGLPFPVLCSPHPEALRAARKQVPTALQLERPFTASALTDLVRSARHAARLALS from the coding sequence ATGCTCTCGGTACTTCTGGTGGACGACGAGGCCAACTTCCGACGCGCGCTGGCGATCGCCATGCGCCTGGACGGCCATCTCGTCTTCGAGACGAGCAACACGGCAGACGCCAGGGCCGCCCTGGAGCGGGGCGCCTTCGACGCCGTGGTCATCAACCTCCTGCTGCAGGACGGAGACGCCCTCGTCCTGGCCGGATTCCTCACCGGACGCATCGCCGAGCGCCTCAGCGCCGCGCCGGGGCTCCCGTTTCCGGTCCTCTGCAGCCCCCACCCCGAGGCGCTGCGGGCTGCGCGCAAGCAGGTTCCCACCGCGCTGCAGCTCGAGAGGCCCTTCACGGCGAGCGCGCTCACCGATCTGGTGAGGAGCGCGCGGCACGCGGCTCGACTCGCCCTCTCGTAG
- a CDS encoding sigma-54-dependent transcriptional regulator encodes MSHERPPGSARILVVDDQKNMRATTAIVLRQDGYVVEESEGGEEALRAIDRGAFDLVLTDLRMEPLDGLAMLRRVQEVSPATQVVVMTAYGTIETAVEAMRLGAADYLSKPFKESELLVRVGKALEKQRLLREVTALAGEFRERYGLESIVGQSAPLREMLARIVRVAPTETTVLITGESGTGKELVARAIHAASGRAKRSFVAVNCAALTASLLESELFGHAKGAFTGAVSARRGLYEEAEGGTLMLDEIGETDVNFQAKLLRALQEREIRRVGESRPVKVDVRVVAATNQDLRLAISEKRFREDLFYRLNVVPIRVPPLRERLSDVPLLAAHFLAKFNRRNGATKELGESAIERLLSHDFPGNVRELENLVEQAAALSAGDRIGAPDFDIGPAGPAPSPSSDVMRLSDVVDQAERAAIAAAMERNPGDLAAVARELGVSPTTLWRKSRRLGLG; translated from the coding sequence ATGAGTCACGAGCGCCCGCCCGGCTCCGCTCGAATCCTGGTCGTCGACGACCAGAAGAACATGCGCGCCACCACTGCGATCGTCCTTCGTCAGGACGGGTACGTGGTCGAGGAATCGGAGGGTGGCGAGGAAGCCCTCCGGGCGATCGATCGGGGCGCGTTCGACCTGGTCCTCACCGACCTGCGGATGGAGCCCCTCGACGGCCTCGCGATGTTGCGGCGGGTGCAAGAGGTCAGCCCCGCGACCCAGGTGGTCGTGATGACCGCGTACGGCACGATCGAGACCGCGGTCGAAGCGATGCGGCTCGGCGCCGCCGACTACCTGAGCAAGCCCTTCAAGGAGAGCGAGCTCCTCGTCCGGGTGGGCAAGGCGCTCGAGAAGCAGCGTCTCCTGCGGGAGGTCACCGCCCTCGCCGGCGAGTTCCGCGAGAGGTACGGCCTCGAGAGCATCGTGGGCCAGAGCGCGCCGCTGCGCGAGATGCTGGCCCGCATCGTCCGGGTGGCGCCCACCGAGACGACGGTGCTGATCACGGGCGAGTCCGGCACCGGAAAGGAGCTCGTCGCCCGCGCGATCCACGCAGCGAGCGGCAGGGCGAAGCGCAGCTTCGTGGCGGTCAACTGCGCCGCGCTCACCGCATCCCTGCTCGAGAGCGAGCTCTTCGGCCACGCCAAGGGCGCGTTCACCGGCGCCGTCAGCGCCCGGCGCGGCCTCTACGAGGAAGCGGAGGGTGGCACCCTCATGCTCGACGAGATCGGTGAGACCGACGTCAACTTCCAGGCGAAGCTGCTCCGAGCGCTCCAGGAGCGGGAGATCCGCCGCGTCGGCGAGTCGCGGCCGGTCAAGGTCGACGTCCGGGTCGTGGCCGCTACGAACCAGGATCTGCGCCTGGCCATCTCCGAGAAGCGCTTCCGCGAGGACCTCTTCTACCGGCTCAACGTGGTGCCGATCCGGGTCCCGCCACTTCGGGAGCGCCTCTCGGACGTCCCCCTCCTCGCAGCCCACTTCCTCGCCAAGTTCAACCGGAGGAACGGCGCCACCAAGGAGCTCGGCGAGAGCGCGATCGAGCGGCTGCTCTCCCACGACTTCCCGGGGAACGTCCGCGAGCTCGAAAACCTCGTCGAGCAGGCGGCGGCGCTCTCCGCCGGAGATCGGATCGGCGCCCCCGACTTCGACATCGGGCCGGCCGGCCCCGCGCCTTCGCCCTCCTCGGACGTCATGCGCCTGTCGGACGTCGTGGATCAGGCCGAGCGGGCCGCCATCGCCGCCGCGATGGAGAGGAACCCCGGCGACCTCGCCGCTGTGGCGCGCGAGCTCGGGGTCTCCCCCACCACCCTGTGGCGGAAGTCTCGGCGACTGGGCCTCGGCTGA
- a CDS encoding GAF domain-containing sensor histidine kinase has product MKPTTTPSGPTSELEQLLAGATRRADELTLMLEVGRAITGSLELEEILDVSAESLARMVDASNSFILLVDDDSKELRGVGCSNPTWREMFRGVRIPLAGRTLAAKAVRALQPIVVEDVSLTEHAHGVRTKLFGEKSLLAVPLVVRNSAIGCIIVDDVRNPRAWGAAEIERVTLIAHQIAVAIANARLYDDLRTSYAELRRTQEELVERERLAALGELAAMVAHEVRNPLGVIFNSLGSLGRLLRPEGDAKVLLDIVGEEAERLDRIVRELLEFARPRVPSMQLEPLGPLIEEALRVSASHPGTSAARVETTLDLPPSLPLVPLDKGMMRQALLNLFLNGIQSMPKGGRLQVRVEQAEGSRIRIEVRDQGGGIAPEFAERIFQPFFTTKATGTGLGLAVVKRVLDDHRGTITFESRQGEGSTFNVFLPFEETAR; this is encoded by the coding sequence ATGAAGCCCACCACGACCCCATCTGGCCCGACAAGCGAGCTGGAGCAGCTCCTCGCGGGCGCGACCCGACGGGCGGACGAGCTCACGCTCATGCTCGAGGTGGGGCGCGCGATCACCGGCTCCCTCGAGCTCGAGGAGATCCTCGACGTCTCCGCGGAGAGCCTCGCGCGGATGGTGGACGCATCGAACTCCTTCATCCTGCTCGTCGACGACGACTCAAAGGAGCTCCGCGGGGTCGGCTGCTCCAACCCCACCTGGCGCGAGATGTTCCGCGGCGTGCGCATCCCGCTCGCGGGCCGCACGCTGGCGGCGAAGGCGGTGCGTGCGCTACAGCCGATCGTGGTGGAGGACGTCTCCCTCACCGAGCACGCGCACGGCGTCCGGACGAAGCTCTTCGGCGAGAAGAGCCTCCTCGCCGTTCCGCTGGTGGTCCGTAACTCCGCCATCGGCTGCATCATCGTCGACGACGTCCGCAACCCTCGGGCCTGGGGAGCGGCCGAGATCGAGCGCGTGACGCTGATCGCCCACCAGATCGCGGTGGCGATCGCGAATGCCCGGCTCTACGACGACCTCCGCACCAGCTACGCGGAGCTGCGCCGAACGCAAGAGGAGCTGGTCGAGCGCGAGCGCCTGGCCGCGCTGGGGGAGCTCGCGGCAATGGTGGCGCACGAGGTCCGCAATCCGCTGGGCGTGATCTTCAACTCGCTGGGATCCCTCGGGCGCCTCCTCCGCCCGGAGGGCGACGCCAAGGTGCTCCTCGACATCGTCGGGGAGGAGGCCGAGAGGCTCGACCGGATCGTCCGCGAGCTCCTCGAGTTCGCGCGGCCGCGCGTTCCCTCGATGCAGCTCGAGCCCCTGGGGCCCTTGATCGAGGAGGCCCTCCGTGTCTCCGCGAGCCACCCCGGAACCTCCGCCGCTCGGGTGGAGACCACGCTCGACCTTCCGCCCTCGCTCCCGCTCGTCCCCCTCGACAAGGGAATGATGCGCCAGGCGCTGCTCAACCTCTTCCTCAACGGGATCCAGTCGATGCCCAAGGGCGGCAGACTGCAGGTGCGGGTCGAACAGGCGGAGGGATCGCGAATCCGAATCGAAGTCCGCGATCAGGGAGGCGGGATCGCGCCCGAGTTCGCCGAGCGGATCTTCCAGCCGTTCTTCACCACGAAGGCCACGGGCACCGGCCTCGGTCTCGCCGTGGTCAAGCGGGTGCTCGACGACCATCGCGGCACGATCACGTTCGAGAGCCGGCAGGGAGAGGGGAGCACCTTCAACGTGTTCCTACCCTTCGAGGAGACAGCTAGATGA
- a CDS encoding phosphoribosyltransferase — protein MEKSSIARAAASVKKPAATAAKKAAAKPAAAKAATKKPAIKPAAAKAAVKKAAAMPAAAKAAVKKPAAKPAAAKGAVKKPAAKSAAAKATVKKAAAKPAAAKGAAKKPAAKPAAAKKPAAKAAAKKPAAKGAAKKPATRPAAAKAASKKPATRPAAAKAAAKNPATKPVTAKTAAKKPAAKVAASKGASNKPALQKKRSVPSKAPATKTSRAPVSKRRKDVLGEEADGHLAPETGTPIRALDRPRASSNGPARTARDRSQGGQHGLRELDWPAIATSGRAIASKVKRVWDPEIVVGVAKGGVFAGQEISSALGLPFFPVRVHRRSRDSGTGVEAAATMPGELRGHRVLVVDDIAGTGVTLEAAREAALEAGAVEVRTATLAMRKGGYRPDFHDFETSDLVIFAWDYNPSPGAVGGLDDDDASDEELAGVGI, from the coding sequence GTGGAGAAGAGCTCGATCGCTCGGGCAGCGGCTTCCGTGAAGAAGCCCGCTGCAACCGCTGCGAAGAAGGCTGCGGCGAAGCCGGCTGCTGCCAAGGCCGCCACGAAGAAGCCTGCGATCAAGCCCGCTGCTGCCAAGGCCGCCGTGAAGAAGGCTGCGGCAATGCCCGCCGCTGCCAAGGCCGCCGTGAAGAAGCCTGCGGCAAAGCCCGCCGCTGCAAAGGGCGCCGTGAAGAAGCCTGCGGCCAAGTCCGCCGCTGCCAAGGCCACCGTGAAGAAGGCTGCGGCAAAGCCCGCCGCTGCAAAGGGCGCAGCGAAGAAGCCTGCCGCCAAGCCCGCCGCCGCGAAGAAGCCTGCCGCCAAGGCCGCCGCGAAGAAGCCTGCGGCCAAGGGCGCCGCGAAGAAGCCTGCGACCAGGCCCGCCGCTGCCAAGGCCGCCTCGAAGAAGCCTGCGACCAGGCCCGCCGCTGCCAAGGCCGCTGCGAAGAACCCTGCGACCAAGCCCGTCACTGCCAAGACCGCCGCCAAGAAGCCTGCGGCAAAGGTCGCCGCTTCCAAGGGCGCGTCGAACAAGCCCGCGCTCCAGAAGAAGCGAAGCGTGCCTTCGAAGGCGCCCGCCACGAAGACCTCGCGCGCCCCCGTCTCCAAGAGGCGGAAGGACGTGCTCGGCGAAGAGGCCGACGGGCACCTCGCTCCCGAGACGGGAACGCCGATTCGGGCGTTGGATCGACCGCGCGCGTCGTCGAACGGCCCCGCCCGCACCGCCCGCGATCGCTCGCAGGGTGGGCAGCACGGCCTTCGCGAGCTCGATTGGCCGGCCATCGCTACCTCGGGCCGCGCCATCGCATCGAAGGTGAAGCGCGTCTGGGATCCGGAGATCGTCGTCGGCGTCGCCAAGGGCGGCGTCTTCGCGGGACAGGAGATCTCGTCGGCGCTCGGACTTCCCTTCTTCCCGGTCCGGGTCCACCGCCGGAGCCGCGACTCCGGCACGGGCGTCGAGGCCGCCGCGACGATGCCGGGCGAGCTCCGTGGGCACCGCGTGCTGGTGGTGGACGACATCGCCGGGACGGGCGTCACCCTCGAGGCGGCCCGCGAGGCAGCGCTCGAGGCCGGAGCCGTCGAGGTCCGCACGGCGACGCTGGCGATGCGCAAGGGAGGCTATCGGCCGGACTTCCACGACTTCGAGACCAGTGACCTCGTCATCTTCGCGTGGGATTACAACCCGTCCCCGGGCGCCGTGGGCGGCCTGGATGACGACGACGCCTCGGACGAGGAGCTGGCCGGCGTCGGCATCTGA